In Prosthecomicrobium sp. N25, one DNA window encodes the following:
- a CDS encoding precorrin-2 C(20)-methyltransferase, producing the protein MNMIDPALARGPEAEDGPAQTVGTLHGIGLGPGDPDLLTVKAVRLIQAAPVVAYFAKRGRRGNARSIVDGWLKPGVEEMPLEYPVTTEIPFAEEGYRSELSGFYAEAAARLGAVLESGRDVALLAEGDPLFYGSFMHLFVRLQGRFSVSIVPGVTGMSGCWTAARAPITWGDDVLTVLPGTLPSEDLVERLKSTDAAVIMKLGTNFPKVRAAVAAAGLLDGAIYVERGTMSGERVLPLKDKTDDAAPYFSIVLVPGRGRRP; encoded by the coding sequence ATGAACATGATCGACCCCGCCCTGGCGCGCGGCCCGGAGGCCGAGGACGGACCGGCGCAGACCGTCGGAACCCTGCACGGCATCGGGCTCGGCCCGGGGGACCCGGATCTCCTCACCGTCAAGGCCGTGCGGTTGATCCAGGCCGCCCCCGTGGTCGCCTACTTCGCCAAGCGCGGCCGGCGCGGCAACGCCCGGTCCATCGTGGACGGATGGCTGAAGCCCGGCGTCGAGGAGATGCCGCTCGAATATCCGGTCACGACCGAGATCCCCTTCGCGGAGGAGGGCTACCGCAGCGAGCTCTCCGGCTTCTACGCGGAGGCCGCGGCGCGGCTCGGGGCGGTGCTCGAGTCCGGGCGGGACGTGGCCCTGCTCGCGGAGGGCGACCCGCTCTTCTACGGGTCCTTCATGCATCTCTTCGTGCGCCTGCAGGGGCGCTTCAGCGTCTCGATCGTGCCCGGCGTGACCGGCATGTCGGGCTGCTGGACGGCCGCGCGCGCGCCGATCACCTGGGGCGACGACGTCCTGACCGTGCTGCCGGGCACGCTCCCGTCCGAGGATCTGGTCGAGCGGCTCAAAAGCACCGACGCGGCCGTGATCATGAAGCTCGGCACCAACTTCCCCAAGGTGCGGGCCGCCGTGGCGGCCGCGGGGCTGCTCGACGGCGCGATCTATGTCGAGCGCGGCACCATGTCGGGGGAGCGGGTGCTGCCGCTCAAGGACAAGACGGACGACGCGGCGCCCTACTTCTCCATCGTGCTGGTGCCGGGGCGGGGGCGGCGGCCGTGA
- the cobW gene encoding cobalamin biosynthesis protein CobW → MNAPSPALAKIPVTVVTGFLGAGKTTLIRHILETARGRRLALIVNEFGDVGVDGEILRACGIESCPEENIVELANGCLCCTVADDFIPAVEALLAHPNRPEHIIVETSGLALPKPLVKAFDWPAVRARLTVDGVVAVVDGAAVAAGRFADDPEEVLAQRAEDAAVDHDNPLEEVYEDQLLCADLVILNKADLLDAAEMGRVAAEIGATVPRAVKIVQTSEGRVDPAVLLGLSAAAEDDLANRPSHHDTEEGHDHDDFDSFVVEIGTVRDAAALVERLGRVAAEHDVLRMKGFVAVEGKPMRLLVQGVGTRFRQQFDRAWKADEDRTSRIVVIGEKGLDRAAVTAALAG, encoded by the coding sequence ATGAACGCCCCCTCCCCCGCGCTCGCCAAGATCCCGGTCACGGTGGTGACGGGCTTCCTCGGCGCCGGCAAGACGACGCTCATCCGGCACATCCTGGAAACGGCCCGGGGCCGGCGGCTCGCGCTGATCGTCAACGAGTTCGGGGACGTCGGCGTCGACGGCGAGATCCTGCGCGCCTGCGGGATCGAGAGCTGCCCGGAGGAGAACATCGTCGAGCTCGCCAACGGCTGCCTCTGCTGCACGGTGGCGGACGACTTCATTCCCGCCGTCGAGGCCCTGCTGGCGCACCCGAACCGGCCGGAACACATCATCGTCGAGACGTCCGGGCTGGCGCTGCCGAAGCCGCTCGTCAAGGCCTTCGACTGGCCGGCGGTGAGGGCCAGGCTGACGGTCGACGGGGTCGTCGCGGTGGTGGACGGCGCGGCCGTGGCGGCCGGGCGCTTCGCGGACGACCCGGAGGAGGTGCTCGCCCAGCGCGCCGAGGACGCCGCCGTCGATCACGACAATCCGCTCGAGGAGGTCTACGAGGACCAGCTCCTCTGCGCCGACCTTGTGATCCTCAACAAGGCGGACCTGCTGGACGCCGCCGAGATGGGACGCGTCGCGGCCGAGATCGGCGCGACGGTGCCGCGCGCGGTGAAGATCGTGCAAACCTCGGAGGGACGCGTCGACCCTGCCGTTCTGCTGGGCCTGTCCGCGGCGGCCGAGGACGACCTCGCCAACCGGCCGTCGCACCACGACACGGAAGAGGGGCACGACCACGACGACTTCGACAGCTTCGTGGTCGAGATCGGCACGGTCCGGGACGCCGCGGCGCTGGTCGAGCGGCTCGGGCGCGTCGCGGCCGAGCACGACGTGCTGCGCATGAAGGGCTTCGTGGCGGTCGAGGGCAAGCCGATGCGGCTCCTGGTGCAGGGCGTCGGCACTCGCTTCCGCCAGCAGTTCGACCGGGCCTGGAAGGCCGACGAGGACAGGACCAGCCGGATCGTGGTGATCGGTGAGAAGGGGCTCGACCGCGCGGCGGTCACGGCGGCGCTCGCGGGCTGA
- a CDS encoding DUF1636 domain-containing protein, whose amino-acid sequence MTSPVTLYVCKTCRRPEEPSEPREERSGARLAQALAAAAAEAPGVQVVPVECLSVCKRPVTIGFAAPGKWTYVYGDFSEVGPEAASRILAAAGQYAAAPDGLIPWKERPDALKKGVVARIPPLPTLAEAAE is encoded by the coding sequence ATGACGTCTCCCGTGACCCTCTACGTCTGCAAGACCTGCCGAAGGCCGGAGGAGCCGTCCGAGCCGCGCGAGGAGCGCTCCGGCGCGCGGCTCGCCCAAGCCCTCGCCGCGGCTGCCGCCGAGGCGCCCGGCGTCCAGGTGGTCCCGGTCGAATGCCTCAGCGTCTGCAAGCGGCCGGTGACGATCGGCTTCGCCGCGCCGGGCAAGTGGACCTACGTGTACGGCGACTTTTCCGAGGTCGGCCCGGAGGCGGCCTCCCGCATTCTCGCCGCCGCCGGCCAGTACGCCGCCGCGCCGGACGGGCTCATCCCCTGGAAGGAACGTCCGGACGCCCTGAAGAAGGGCGTCGTGGCGCGCATCCCGCCCCTTCCCACCCTCGCCGAGGCCGCCGAATGA
- a CDS encoding precorrin-8X methylmutase: MPAPVPPPPATRETYIRDGQAIYDRSFAIIRAEADLARFAPEEEPVAVRVIHACGMVEVAADIAFSPGAVAAAKAALRDGAPILCDAKMVANGVTRARLPAGNEVLCTLDDPRVPDLARRIGNTRTAAAMELWRDRLGGAVVAIGNAPTALFRLLELLDEGVAPPAAVIGMPVGFVGAAESKEALMADGRVPWLVVRGRKGGSAMTAAAVNAVASERE, encoded by the coding sequence ATGCCCGCGCCCGTCCCGCCGCCGCCCGCCACCCGCGAGACCTACATCCGCGACGGCCAGGCCATCTACGACCGCTCCTTCGCGATCATCCGCGCCGAGGCCGACCTCGCGCGCTTCGCGCCCGAGGAGGAGCCGGTCGCGGTCCGCGTCATCCATGCCTGCGGAATGGTCGAGGTGGCGGCCGACATCGCCTTCTCGCCCGGCGCGGTCGCCGCCGCGAAGGCCGCGCTCCGGGACGGCGCGCCGATCCTGTGCGACGCCAAGATGGTCGCCAACGGGGTGACGCGGGCGCGGCTGCCGGCCGGCAACGAGGTCCTCTGCACGCTCGACGACCCGCGCGTGCCCGACCTGGCGCGTCGGATCGGGAACACCCGGACCGCCGCCGCGATGGAACTCTGGCGCGACCGGCTCGGGGGCGCCGTGGTGGCGATCGGCAATGCGCCGACGGCCCTCTTCCGTCTTCTCGAACTCCTCGACGAGGGCGTGGCGCCGCCGGCCGCCGTGATCGGCATGCCGGTCGGCTTCGTGGGCGCCGCGGAATCGAAGGAGGCGCTGATGGCGGACGGGCGGGTGCCCTGGCTGGTGGTGCGCGGGCGCAAGGGCGGCAGCGCCATGACGGCGGCGGCAGTGAACGCGGTGGCGAGCGAACGCGAATGA
- the cobN gene encoding cobaltochelatase subunit CobN produces MHLLPQDVRTLDAAEAAEDLGQSPADLLCLSFSDSDLSALAAAWRTERRRGTPLPSLRLANLARLRHPYSVDLYLETVAAGARAIVIRCLGGADYWRYGVDELAALARARGIALAIVPGDHMEDLRLDRASTEPVEDLRRIWGWFQEGGPDNMASLVGWLSARTGLAGHWTEPAPVPAAGRFEAACRAGGAAGRALVIFYRSLLLAADTEPVTALADALAGHGLAVETLAVTSLKDPRAVAVVEASIAAARPDVIVNATAFSARLDGGGTVLDRAGAPVLQAVLPVTRREAWAASTRGLGAADLAMNVVLPELDGRIVTRAISFKAAETVDPDLQFAAVRHRPEAEAIEAVAALAAGWARLRRTPAGERRLALVLSDYPAKGGREGYAVGLDTPASVATIAEALRAAGYRVGTLPDGDALMAALTRRAPGPSLDLASYARLFGALPAEFREAVLSAWGDPVTDPDVEDGGFRFRVLAAGALAVAIQPDRGRDRDRKADYHDANLPPRHGYVAFHLWLRHVFRLDAMVHLGTHGTLEWLPGKAVAPSETCAPSLLAGPVPVIYPFIVNNPGEAGQAKRRIGAVTIGHMTPPLGAAGSHGAAAEIEALLEEYAEAQGLDPRRARLLADAILEKAEASGLAAESGLPRGAEPGAALAAIDAWICDLKEMRIGDGLHVFGRAPAPDRLAAAAAVLAEAAGAAAEAAAVLLDLSASSEIDGLLAALDGRFVPPGPAGAPVRGRLDVLPTGRNLTALDPRAIPTATAEAIGARTAAAVMDRYAQDHGEWPKRIVVDLWGSATMRTGGDDLAQALALLGVRPVRDAGSARVSGFEILPAARLERPRVDVTLRISGLFRDVFPTQVALFDEAARAVAALDEDDETNPLAAARRAAPEGPRVFGAAPGAYGTGLGDILAEGRFTEAADLGEAYLAASGFAYGAGLEGAAAEAAFRARVAGADAFVHGEDNPHQDILDSDAFATHTGGFAAAAAALGAAPALYHAESPGGAGSPKVRTLAEQVARVLRGRATNPRWIAGQMRHGHRGAAEIAETVGNLFAFAATTQAVTSRQFDLLYDATLGDETVRAFLFAANPEAARATARTFSEAHRRGYWQTRRNAPLAFLAGLGDAA; encoded by the coding sequence TTGCATCTCCTGCCGCAGGACGTCCGGACGCTCGACGCCGCCGAGGCCGCCGAGGATCTCGGCCAGTCGCCGGCGGATCTCCTGTGCCTGTCCTTCTCCGATTCCGACCTCTCGGCACTCGCCGCCGCCTGGCGAACCGAACGGCGGCGGGGAACGCCGCTTCCCTCGCTCCGCCTCGCCAACCTGGCACGACTGCGGCACCCCTACTCGGTCGACCTCTACCTGGAGACGGTCGCGGCGGGAGCCCGGGCGATCGTGATCCGCTGCCTCGGCGGGGCGGACTACTGGCGCTACGGCGTGGACGAACTGGCGGCGCTCGCCCGGGCGCGCGGGATCGCGCTCGCGATCGTGCCGGGCGACCACATGGAGGATCTCCGGCTCGACCGCGCCTCCACGGAGCCGGTGGAGGACCTGCGGCGCATCTGGGGCTGGTTCCAGGAGGGCGGGCCGGACAACATGGCCTCGCTCGTCGGCTGGCTGTCCGCCCGCACCGGGCTCGCCGGCCACTGGACGGAGCCCGCGCCGGTGCCGGCGGCCGGCCGGTTCGAGGCCGCCTGCCGGGCGGGCGGGGCGGCGGGGCGCGCGCTCGTGATCTTCTACCGGTCGCTCCTGCTCGCGGCCGACACCGAGCCCGTCACGGCCCTCGCCGATGCGCTGGCGGGACACGGGCTCGCGGTCGAGACTCTGGCAGTCACCAGCCTCAAGGACCCGCGCGCCGTCGCAGTGGTGGAAGCCTCAATCGCGGCGGCGCGGCCGGACGTGATCGTCAACGCGACCGCCTTCTCGGCGAGGCTAGACGGCGGCGGCACTGTGCTCGATCGGGCGGGGGCGCCGGTGCTGCAGGCGGTGCTGCCGGTCACCCGTCGGGAGGCCTGGGCGGCCTCGACCCGCGGGCTCGGCGCCGCCGACCTCGCCATGAACGTCGTGCTCCCGGAGCTCGACGGCCGCATCGTGACGCGGGCGATCTCGTTCAAGGCGGCCGAGACCGTTGACCCGGACCTGCAGTTCGCCGCGGTCCGGCACCGCCCCGAGGCGGAGGCGATCGAGGCGGTCGCGGCGCTCGCGGCCGGGTGGGCCCGGCTCCGGCGGACGCCCGCAGGGGAACGGCGCCTCGCGCTCGTCCTCTCCGACTACCCGGCCAAGGGCGGCCGGGAGGGCTATGCGGTCGGGCTCGACACGCCGGCGAGCGTCGCCACGATCGCCGAGGCGCTGCGGGCGGCTGGCTACCGCGTCGGGACGCTGCCCGACGGGGATGCGCTGATGGCCGCGCTGACGCGCCGCGCCCCGGGGCCGAGCCTCGACCTCGCGAGCTACGCGCGCCTTTTCGGGGCGCTGCCGGCGGAGTTCCGCGAGGCGGTCCTCTCGGCGTGGGGCGACCCGGTGACGGATCCGGACGTCGAGGACGGCGGCTTCCGCTTCCGTGTGCTGGCCGCCGGGGCGCTGGCGGTGGCGATCCAGCCGGACCGGGGCCGCGACCGGGACCGCAAGGCGGACTACCACGATGCCAACCTGCCGCCGCGCCACGGCTACGTCGCCTTCCATCTCTGGCTCCGGCATGTGTTCCGGCTCGACGCGATGGTGCACCTCGGGACGCACGGCACCCTGGAGTGGCTGCCCGGCAAGGCCGTGGCGCCCTCGGAGACCTGTGCGCCGTCGCTGCTCGCCGGGCCGGTGCCGGTCATCTATCCCTTCATCGTCAACAATCCGGGTGAGGCCGGGCAGGCCAAGCGGCGGATCGGGGCGGTCACGATCGGCCACATGACGCCGCCGCTCGGCGCCGCCGGCAGCCACGGCGCGGCGGCCGAGATCGAGGCGCTGCTGGAGGAGTATGCCGAGGCGCAAGGGCTCGACCCGCGCCGGGCCCGGCTCCTGGCCGACGCCATCCTGGAGAAGGCGGAAGCCTCTGGCCTGGCCGCGGAGAGCGGACTGCCGCGCGGAGCGGAGCCCGGCGCGGCGCTCGCGGCGATCGACGCCTGGATCTGCGACCTCAAGGAGATGCGCATCGGCGACGGGCTGCATGTCTTCGGACGCGCGCCGGCGCCGGACCGGCTGGCCGCGGCGGCCGCCGTGCTGGCGGAGGCGGCTGGTGCGGCGGCGGAGGCGGCCGCGGTACTTCTCGACCTGTCCGCGTCTTCCGAGATCGACGGCCTGCTCGCGGCCCTCGACGGGCGCTTCGTGCCGCCCGGGCCGGCGGGCGCCCCCGTCAGGGGCCGCCTGGACGTCCTGCCCACCGGCCGCAACCTGACGGCCCTCGACCCGCGCGCGATCCCGACCGCGACCGCGGAGGCGATCGGGGCCCGCACCGCGGCGGCCGTGATGGACCGCTACGCGCAGGACCACGGCGAATGGCCGAAGCGGATCGTCGTCGACCTATGGGGTTCCGCCACCATGCGCACCGGCGGGGACGATCTCGCGCAGGCGCTCGCCCTTCTGGGCGTCCGGCCCGTTCGCGATGCGGGGTCGGCCCGCGTCTCGGGCTTCGAGATCCTGCCGGCGGCGCGGCTGGAGCGGCCCCGCGTCGACGTCACGCTCAGGATCTCCGGGCTCTTCCGGGACGTCTTTCCGACCCAGGTGGCGCTCTTCGACGAGGCGGCGCGCGCCGTGGCGGCGCTGGACGAGGACGACGAGACCAATCCGCTCGCGGCGGCCCGGCGTGCCGCCCCGGAGGGCCCGCGCGTCTTCGGCGCCGCGCCGGGAGCCTACGGCACCGGGCTCGGCGACATCCTCGCGGAGGGTCGCTTCACCGAGGCGGCCGACCTGGGGGAGGCCTACCTGGCCGCCTCCGGCTTCGCGTATGGCGCGGGCCTCGAGGGCGCCGCCGCCGAAGCGGCGTTCCGGGCGCGCGTCGCCGGGGCGGACGCCTTCGTGCATGGCGAGGACAATCCGCACCAGGACATCCTCGATTCCGATGCCTTCGCGACCCACACCGGCGGCTTCGCGGCCGCCGCCGCGGCGCTCGGGGCGGCTCCGGCGCTCTATCATGCGGAGAGCCCCGGCGGGGCGGGGTCGCCGAAGGTCCGCACGCTCGCCGAGCAGGTCGCGCGCGTCCTGCGCGGGCGCGCCACGAACCCGCGCTGGATCGCCGGGCAGATGCGGCACGGCCACCGGGGGGCCGCCGAGATCGCCGAGACGGTCGGCAACCTCTTCGCCTTCGCGGCGACCACGCAGGCCGTCACGAGCCGGCAGTTCGACCTCCTGTACGACGCCACGCTCGGCGACGAGACCGTCCGGGCGTTCCTGTTCGCCGCGAACCCGGAGGCCGCGCGGGCCACCGCGCGCACCTTCTCGGAGGCGCACCGGCGGGGCTACTGGCAGACCCGCCGCAACGCGCCGCTGGCTTTCCTGGCGGGTCTCGGAGACGCCGCATGA
- the cobJ gene encoding precorrin-3B C(17)-methyltransferase, with protein sequence MSTGPGWLRVVGLGPGDPRYLTAETLDVLAAATDLVGYGPYVARVPERAGLTRHASDNRVEVERAREALALAASGRAVAVVSGGDPGIFAMAAAVLEAIEAGPAAWRALDVAVLPGISAMQAASARLGAMLGHDFCAISLSDNLKPWATILSRLTAAAQADFVIAIYNPASRARPDRIHEAFALLRRLKAGATVTALARAVGRPDERILVTTLAAVDPGQVDMATLVLVGSSETRLIPRGGGLPDWVLTPRSYGAGR encoded by the coding sequence GTGAGCACGGGTCCGGGCTGGCTCCGGGTCGTCGGGCTCGGTCCCGGCGATCCGCGCTACCTGACCGCCGAGACCCTCGACGTCCTCGCGGCGGCGACCGACCTCGTCGGCTACGGGCCCTACGTGGCGCGCGTGCCGGAGCGGGCGGGGCTGACCCGGCATGCGAGCGACAACCGGGTCGAGGTGGAGCGGGCGCGCGAGGCGCTGGCGCTGGCGGCCTCGGGGCGGGCCGTGGCGGTGGTCTCGGGCGGCGACCCGGGCATCTTCGCCATGGCGGCGGCCGTCCTGGAGGCGATCGAAGCCGGCCCGGCGGCCTGGCGGGCGCTCGACGTCGCGGTGCTGCCGGGGATCTCGGCCATGCAGGCGGCCTCGGCACGGCTCGGGGCCATGCTCGGGCACGACTTCTGCGCGATCTCGCTGTCCGACAACCTGAAGCCCTGGGCCACGATCCTGAGCCGGCTCACTGCTGCCGCGCAAGCGGACTTCGTGATCGCGATCTACAATCCGGCGTCCCGGGCGCGGCCCGACCGGATCCACGAGGCCTTCGCGCTGCTCCGGCGGCTGAAGGCCGGGGCGACCGTCACTGCGCTCGCGCGCGCGGTGGGGCGACCGGACGAGCGGATCCTCGTCACCACCCTGGCGGCGGTCGATCCCGGGCAGGTCGACATGGCGACGCTCGTGCTCGTCGGATCCAGCGAAACCCGGCTGATTCCGCGGGGCGGAGGCCTGCCGGACTGGGTCCTGACGCCGCGCTCCTACGGGGCGGGACGATGA
- the cobM gene encoding precorrin-4 C(11)-methyltransferase — MTVHFIGAGPGAPDLLTLRGRDLIAASPVCLYAGSLVPAAILAHCPAGARIVDTAPLSLDEIEAEFVRAHAAGEDVARLHSGDLSVWSAMGEQLRRLDRLGIPYTVTPGVPAFAAAAAALRQELTLPEVGQSLVLTRTTGRASSMPPRETLAAFGATGATLAIHLSIHVLDRVVAELAPLYGPDCPAAVVYRASWPDERAIRGTLATIEALVAAAPIERTALILVGPVLGERDFRESALYDPGYQRRYRGREGL; from the coding sequence GTGACGGTCCATTTCATCGGCGCCGGCCCCGGCGCACCCGATCTCCTGACGCTGCGCGGACGCGACCTGATCGCCGCCTCGCCGGTCTGCCTATACGCTGGCTCGCTGGTCCCGGCCGCGATCCTGGCGCATTGCCCGGCGGGCGCCCGGATCGTCGACACCGCGCCGCTGTCGCTGGACGAGATCGAGGCGGAGTTCGTCAGGGCCCACGCGGCCGGCGAGGACGTCGCAAGGCTGCATTCCGGCGACCTGTCGGTGTGGAGCGCGATGGGCGAACAGCTCCGGCGGCTCGACCGCCTCGGCATCCCCTATACGGTCACGCCCGGCGTCCCGGCCTTCGCGGCGGCCGCCGCGGCGCTCCGGCAGGAACTGACGCTCCCGGAGGTCGGACAGTCGCTGGTGCTCACCCGCACCACCGGGCGGGCCTCGTCGATGCCCCCGCGCGAGACGCTCGCGGCCTTCGGGGCGACCGGGGCGACGCTCGCGATCCACCTCTCGATCCATGTGCTCGACCGCGTCGTGGCCGAACTGGCGCCCCTCTACGGCCCGGACTGCCCGGCCGCGGTCGTCTATCGGGCGTCCTGGCCCGACGAGCGGGCGATCCGGGGCACCCTCGCCACGATCGAGGCCCTGGTCGCCGCCGCCCCGATCGAACGCACCGCGCTCATCCTGGTCGGCCCCGTGCTGGGCGAGCGGGACTTCAGGGAAAGCGCGCTCTACGACCCGGGCTATCAGCGTCGATATCGGGGGCGGGAGGGCTTGTGA
- a CDS encoding CbtA family protein, which translates to MIGRVLWVGLLAGLVAGLAVAALQHVTTTPLILAAEAYEAQGHHHGALPDGGVLRLAHSHGGTATDASAPAPAETSWKPADGIERTAVTSLATVLTAMGYALILVAGMLVAGDAITVRSALAWGAAGFAATGLATGLGLAPELPGSAAGDLVARQTWWIVTAVATGAGLYGLFRLATVGAKAGGAILIAVPHIVGAPKPAAFESTVPAELAAHFASTSLAVHAVLWLLVAASVALLWERTGRTA; encoded by the coding sequence ATGATCGGACGGGTGCTCTGGGTCGGCCTGCTGGCCGGCCTGGTCGCGGGGCTTGCGGTCGCGGCCCTCCAGCACGTCACCACCACACCGCTGATCCTCGCCGCCGAAGCCTACGAGGCGCAGGGCCACCATCACGGCGCGTTGCCGGACGGCGGGGTCCTGCGGCTCGCGCACAGCCACGGCGGCACCGCGACGGACGCCTCGGCGCCGGCACCGGCCGAGACCTCCTGGAAGCCGGCGGACGGGATCGAGCGCACGGCAGTCACGTCGCTCGCGACGGTGCTCACCGCCATGGGCTACGCCCTGATCCTGGTCGCCGGCATGCTGGTCGCCGGCGACGCGATCACGGTGCGCTCGGCCCTTGCCTGGGGGGCGGCCGGGTTCGCGGCGACTGGGCTCGCCACGGGACTGGGGCTCGCGCCCGAGCTGCCGGGCAGCGCGGCGGGAGATCTGGTGGCGCGCCAGACCTGGTGGATCGTCACCGCGGTGGCGACCGGCGCAGGGCTCTATGGGCTGTTCCGGCTCGCCACGGTCGGGGCCAAGGCCGGCGGCGCGATCCTCATCGCGGTGCCGCACATCGTCGGGGCGCCGAAGCCGGCCGCCTTCGAGAGTACTGTCCCGGCAGAACTCGCCGCCCATTTCGCCTCCACGTCGCTCGCCGTCCATGCCGTGCTCTGGCTCCTGGTCGCGGCCTCGGTCGCGCTCCTCTGGGAGCGTACCGGGCGGACCGCCTGA
- a CDS encoding cobalamin biosynthesis protein, with protein MAGHQAMTGGGRLAVGIGCRTGARPEAVVDLVRRCLSAAGATEAAGAGVALFTVQDKVQEPGLGEAAVRLGLPLVFLPRALLEAASAGAETRSERVVALFGVPSVAETAALAGAGPGARLVVPRIAGDGVTCAVARLPAAGAPDRAGEAP; from the coding sequence ATGGCGGGCCATCAAGCCATGACGGGCGGCGGACGGCTCGCGGTCGGCATCGGCTGCCGGACAGGGGCGCGGCCGGAGGCGGTCGTCGATCTGGTCCGGCGCTGCCTCTCGGCGGCCGGGGCAACCGAGGCGGCCGGGGCGGGAGTGGCACTCTTCACCGTGCAGGACAAGGTCCAGGAGCCCGGCCTCGGCGAGGCGGCGGTCCGGCTCGGCCTGCCGCTGGTGTTCCTGCCGCGCGCGCTCCTCGAAGCCGCCTCGGCGGGGGCGGAGACCCGGTCGGAGCGCGTCGTCGCCCTGTTCGGCGTGCCTTCGGTGGCCGAGACGGCGGCGCTGGCGGGAGCAGGGCCGGGGGCGAGACTGGTGGTTCCCCGTATCGCGGGCGACGGGGTCACCTGTGCGGTCGCGCGGCTTCCGGCGGCGGGCGCGCCGGATAGGGCGGGAGAGGCTCCGTGA
- the cbiE gene encoding precorrin-6y C5,15-methyltransferase (decarboxylating) subunit CbiE — MTPGRWLTILGIGEDGLDGLSPTARRLLADAELVVGGERHLALAGLAGGGASGTPETFRWPTPLTDALPALLSRRGRPVVVLATGDPFFYGVGTTLAGRIPADEMLCIPGPSAFSLAASRLGWSQQETTRLSLHGRAFERVLPHLQPRARILALSWDGTTPGRLAATLTARGMGRSRLTVLEAMGGPRERIRSALAEAFDLGDVDPLNTVAVEVVAGPDARTLPLTPGLPDDAFEHDGQITKRELRAVTLSALAPRRGERLWDIGAGSGSIGIEWMLADPANRTIAIEPRPDRAARVARNAAALGVPDLVIVPGEAPAALADLPDPDAVFIGGGAGDPGVVDAGWARLASGGRLVVNAVTLETQAQVTDWCRRFGGELVSIAIAKAVPVGSFLGWKPAMPVVQWRAIKP, encoded by the coding sequence ATGACGCCGGGGCGTTGGCTGACGATCCTCGGCATCGGCGAAGACGGGCTCGACGGGCTGTCCCCGACGGCGCGCCGCCTGCTCGCCGACGCGGAGCTGGTGGTCGGCGGGGAGCGGCATCTCGCGCTCGCCGGGCTGGCCGGAGGAGGGGCTTCCGGCACGCCCGAGACGTTCCGGTGGCCGACGCCGCTCACGGATGCTTTGCCGGCTCTCCTTTCCCGGCGCGGCCGCCCGGTCGTCGTGCTGGCGACGGGCGACCCCTTCTTCTACGGGGTCGGGACGACGCTCGCCGGCCGGATCCCGGCCGACGAGATGCTGTGCATTCCGGGGCCCTCGGCCTTCTCGCTGGCGGCGAGCCGGCTCGGCTGGAGCCAGCAGGAGACGACGCGCCTGTCGCTCCACGGCCGCGCGTTCGAGCGGGTGCTGCCGCATCTGCAACCGCGCGCCCGCATCCTCGCGCTGTCGTGGGACGGCACCACGCCCGGGCGCCTCGCGGCGACGCTGACGGCCCGCGGCATGGGACGGTCGCGGCTCACCGTCCTGGAGGCCATGGGGGGACCGCGGGAGCGCATCCGTTCCGCCCTGGCCGAGGCCTTCGATCTCGGGGATGTCGATCCGCTCAACACCGTCGCGGTCGAGGTGGTGGCCGGGCCGGACGCGCGTACCCTGCCGCTGACCCCGGGACTGCCGGACGACGCCTTCGAGCATGACGGGCAGATCACCAAGCGCGAGCTGCGCGCCGTCACGCTCTCGGCGCTCGCGCCGCGGCGGGGCGAGCGGCTGTGGGACATCGGGGCGGGGTCCGGCTCGATCGGCATCGAGTGGATGCTCGCCGACCCCGCCAACCGGACCATCGCGATCGAACCCCGACCGGACCGCGCCGCGCGGGTCGCCCGCAACGCCGCGGCGCTCGGGGTCCCGGACCTCGTCATCGTGCCGGGCGAGGCGCCGGCCGCGCTCGCGGACCTCCCCGACCCGGACGCGGTCTTCATCGGCGGCGGGGCGGGCGATCCGGGCGTGGTCGACGCCGGCTGGGCGCGGCTGGCCTCTGGTGGGCGACTGGTCGTCAATGCGGTGACCCTCGAGACCCAGGCGCAGGTGACCGACTGGTGCCGCCGGTTCGGCGGCGAGCTCGTCTCCATCGCCATCGCGAAGGCGGTGCCGGTCGGCTCCTTCCTGGGCTGGAAGCCGGCCATGCCGGTGGTGCAATGGCGGGCCATCAAGCCATGA
- a CDS encoding CbtB domain-containing protein, with the protein MDSTTLTHTAPAAIRIDRADVLKAAAVAALFGIALVFTTGFAHPEILHNAAHDSRHAMNFPCH; encoded by the coding sequence ATGGACTCGACGACCCTTACCCACACGGCGCCCGCGGCCATCCGGATCGACCGGGCCGACGTGCTCAAGGCCGCCGCCGTCGCGGCGCTCTTCGGGATCGCGCTGGTCTTCACGACCGGATTCGCCCATCCCGAGATCCTGCATAACGCGGCGCACGATTCGCGCCACGCGATGAATTTCCCCTGCCACTGA